Proteins co-encoded in one Bremerella sp. TYQ1 genomic window:
- a CDS encoding DUF1570 domain-containing protein, protein MAFLSKHAKKLTGLMLCIAVVFAQGCMMWSNRVQQPPTTFVDDVPLKIEADFDLQDDSQVLQEVRNLKMELRDDLGIPFSNDKIHVRIFRDAGTFSDFTSRHFPQLNGRRALFVVERGEYYVYAIWSENVLSDLRHELTHAYLNSSVGTLPLWLDEGLAEYYEVAGVPGRLNREHIPWLSDGNQRGTWQPDLERLASISKPEQMTGTDYAEAWLWVHYLMQNQQSAIVRDYLVARREKTIVDPIPLAIRNSIPNAEIKLAEHINTSYPLDKPRLE, encoded by the coding sequence ATGGCCTTTCTTTCCAAACACGCCAAAAAACTAACGGGGCTGATGCTCTGTATTGCGGTCGTGTTTGCGCAGGGCTGCATGATGTGGTCGAATCGCGTCCAGCAACCGCCAACTACGTTTGTCGACGATGTCCCGCTGAAAATTGAAGCAGACTTCGATCTGCAAGACGACAGCCAAGTCTTACAGGAAGTCCGCAACCTGAAGATGGAACTTCGCGACGATCTCGGCATTCCCTTTTCTAACGATAAGATTCACGTTCGCATTTTCCGGGATGCGGGGACCTTCTCCGACTTCACTAGCCGCCATTTCCCACAGCTAAATGGACGCCGAGCTTTGTTTGTTGTCGAACGAGGTGAATATTACGTCTACGCGATTTGGTCGGAGAATGTCCTGTCTGACCTTCGCCATGAACTGACGCATGCCTATTTGAACTCGTCGGTCGGTACGTTGCCGCTGTGGCTCGACGAAGGTTTGGCAGAGTATTACGAAGTTGCTGGGGTTCCAGGCCGGCTCAATCGAGAGCACATTCCATGGCTTTCCGACGGCAACCAAAGAGGTACCTGGCAACCCGATCTCGAACGCTTGGCGTCGATTTCAAAACCGGAACAGATGACTGGGACGGACTACGCCGAGGCTTGGCTTTGGGTACATTACCTAATGCAGAATCAACAGTCCGCGATCGTCCGCGACTACTTAGTTGCTCGGCGCGAGAAAACCATCGTCGACCCAATTCCCCTCGCCATTCGCAACTCAATCCCCAACGCTGAAATCAAGCTCGCCGAGCATATCAACACGTCCTATCCTCTCGATAAGCCCCGTCTCGAATGA
- the pgsA gene encoding CDP-diacylglycerol--glycerol-3-phosphate 3-phosphatidyltransferase codes for MSDKPIPSSVIVNVPNTLTGIRFLLSIVAFVLLPLHFIWAALAIFIIAVSTDWIDGYWARKYNQVTQFGRIFDPFVDKIIICGTFVFLVALPGSGIAAWVAVVVMGREMLVTVIRSFVEQHGGDFSANWPGKWKMVFQCASAILSMIVLGMDEGTAQTTWYGLANVSPAWLVYLFNLVLWGTITLTLASGWIYIVDAIRMIQSGKLSSK; via the coding sequence ATGTCTGATAAGCCCATCCCTTCCAGCGTCATCGTCAATGTTCCCAACACGTTGACGGGTATTCGCTTTCTGCTGTCCATCGTGGCGTTTGTGCTGTTGCCGCTGCATTTTATTTGGGCGGCGCTGGCAATTTTTATCATCGCCGTTTCTACCGACTGGATCGACGGCTATTGGGCGCGAAAGTACAACCAAGTCACACAGTTCGGCCGAATCTTCGATCCGTTTGTCGATAAGATCATTATCTGTGGTACTTTTGTGTTTCTTGTTGCGTTGCCAGGATCTGGAATTGCCGCATGGGTGGCTGTTGTCGTGATGGGACGCGAAATGCTGGTCACCGTTATCCGAAGCTTCGTCGAACAACATGGTGGAGATTTTTCCGCGAACTGGCCTGGCAAATGGAAGATGGTGTTCCAATGTGCCTCGGCGATCCTTTCGATGATAGTACTGGGCATGGACGAAGGAACTGCACAAACCACCTGGTATGGCTTGGCGAATGTTTCTCCGGCTTGGCTCGTCTATTTGTTTAATTTGGTGTTATGGGGCACGATAACGCTAACACTCGCCTCCGGCTGGATTTATATTGTTGACGCAATACGTATGATCCAGTCTGGAAAACTCTCTTCGAAGTAA
- a CDS encoding sugar phosphate isomerase/epimerase, giving the protein MLRCSTFLVMLLLFFGSEVCGGEPEVLKQDNLVAWCIVPFDAAKRTPEERAEMLQQLGLKRCAYDWRAEHVPAFEAEIQAYRKHGIEFFAFWRYHPEAFRLFEKYDLHPQIWEMIPRTDRENEEQKVEQAARQLKEIAQRTQKQNLPLGLYNHGGWEGEPKNLVAVCKRLRAMGFDHVGIVYNFHHGHDHIADWPEAFAMLKPYLLCLNLNGMNDNAEPKILGIGRGMHEQEMIQVVIEAGYDGPIGILDHRNHLDAKDSLQENLDGLTAIRTKATAGAN; this is encoded by the coding sequence GTGCTTCGCTGCTCAACTTTTCTGGTCATGCTTCTGCTGTTTTTCGGATCGGAAGTCTGTGGTGGCGAGCCTGAGGTGCTGAAGCAAGATAACCTGGTCGCGTGGTGCATCGTTCCTTTCGATGCCGCGAAACGTACGCCGGAAGAGCGTGCGGAGATGCTTCAGCAGCTTGGCTTAAAGCGTTGTGCTTATGATTGGCGTGCTGAGCATGTTCCTGCTTTCGAGGCCGAAATTCAGGCGTATCGAAAACATGGAATCGAATTCTTTGCGTTTTGGCGGTATCACCCTGAAGCGTTTCGCTTGTTCGAGAAGTATGACCTTCACCCACAGATCTGGGAGATGATTCCCCGGACCGATCGTGAAAACGAAGAGCAAAAAGTGGAGCAAGCGGCTCGGCAGTTAAAAGAAATTGCCCAGCGGACTCAGAAGCAAAACCTACCACTCGGTTTGTATAACCACGGCGGCTGGGAAGGCGAACCGAAAAACTTAGTCGCTGTTTGTAAACGGCTACGAGCAATGGGTTTTGATCACGTTGGGATTGTTTACAACTTCCATCATGGGCACGATCACATCGCCGATTGGCCGGAAGCCTTCGCAATGCTGAAGCCCTATCTGTTGTGTCTCAACTTGAATGGCATGAACGACAACGCCGAACCGAAGATTCTGGGGATCGGCAGGGGCATGCATGAGCAAGAGATGATCCAAGTCGTTATCGAAGCTGGCTACGATGGTCCGATTGGAATTTTGGACCATCGCAACCACTTGGATGCGAAAGATTCGCTTCAAGAGAACTTAGATGGTCTGACTGCAATCCGCACGAAAGCAACTGCTGGGGCCAACTAA
- a CDS encoding Gfo/Idh/MocA family protein: MAFGFGIIGTGMIADFHAKAIADIPDAKLVGCYNRTAEKAKKFAESHGITAYDDLDAMLANPDIHVVTICTASGAHMEPGVAAAKAGKHVIVEKPLDVTLARCDAIINACRENNVKLATIFPSRFHGPSTEMKKAIVDGRFGTLSLGDAYVKWFRTQEYYDSGAWRGTWQLDGGGALMNQAIHSVDLLCWLMGDVESITANCSLIGHERIEVEDVAVASLKFKNGALGTIEASTAVYPGYLKRIEIHGTKGTAVMEEEDIKSWDFAEPTEEDEAIRQRLAGKTETGGGAADPKAIGHHGHRAQFEDLLAAVKEDREPAVNGPEGRRSVEVILGIYQAAATGQRVDFPLEKDPDLSDWSPGK; encoded by the coding sequence ATGGCGTTCGGTTTTGGCATTATTGGTACCGGAATGATCGCGGACTTTCATGCAAAGGCGATTGCCGACATTCCTGATGCGAAGCTTGTGGGTTGCTACAATCGCACCGCGGAGAAAGCCAAGAAGTTCGCCGAATCGCATGGCATTACGGCCTACGACGACCTCGACGCGATGCTCGCCAACCCAGATATCCATGTCGTGACCATCTGCACGGCAAGTGGTGCCCATATGGAACCAGGCGTTGCTGCGGCAAAAGCTGGCAAACATGTCATTGTCGAAAAGCCGCTGGACGTCACACTCGCGCGTTGCGATGCCATTATCAACGCCTGTCGCGAAAACAACGTAAAACTAGCCACTATCTTCCCAAGCCGTTTCCATGGCCCGTCGACGGAAATGAAAAAGGCCATCGTCGACGGTCGCTTCGGAACACTTTCCCTGGGCGATGCTTATGTGAAGTGGTTCCGTACGCAGGAATACTACGACAGTGGTGCTTGGCGAGGAACCTGGCAACTGGATGGTGGCGGTGCTCTGATGAATCAGGCGATTCACAGCGTCGACTTGTTGTGCTGGCTGATGGGCGATGTCGAGTCCATCACCGCGAATTGCAGTTTGATCGGACATGAACGCATTGAAGTTGAAGACGTTGCCGTAGCTTCTCTCAAATTTAAGAACGGCGCCCTCGGTACTATCGAAGCAAGCACGGCCGTGTACCCTGGCTATCTGAAACGGATTGAAATCCACGGCACTAAGGGTACCGCGGTGATGGAAGAAGAAGACATCAAGAGTTGGGATTTTGCCGAGCCAACCGAGGAGGATGAAGCCATTCGGCAGCGTCTAGCAGGTAAAACCGAAACAGGTGGTGGAGCGGCCGACCCGAAAGCGATCGGACATCACGGACACCGAGCTCAGTTCGAAGATCTTCTCGCTGCCGTCAAAGAGGATCGTGAACCAGCGGTCAACGGTCCTGAAGGGCGACGTTCCGTCGAAGTCATCCTTGGCATTTATCAGGCTGCAGCAACCGGACAGCGTGTCGACTTCCCATTGGAAAAAGACCCTGACCTCAGCGACTGGTCGCCAGGCAAATAG
- a CDS encoding Mur ligase family protein, whose amino-acid sequence MSQTITSRVGVSLRNLLPEANFFGGSDILAKACCARPEHVLPGEVFVAICEDHQDGHDHVDEAIERGAAAVISEKPLPVSVPVCVVSDSREAYGQLCHALADQPTDRIKVIGVTGTNGKTTTCLLIKAILQKAGAKVGSLTSLGFDNGYDEQSWSHPTPNPAIMADMLSRMQYNGCTHAVIEASSEGLVKQHLAGIQLDVAAFTNIRQNHIELHGSARNYYRAKKKLLKYLRDTGVAIFNGDDSNCSRLLNQAEVPSLSIAMHGVGEITASVVERHKSEQTFLLTAGSQTMPVCTRMIGDHHVYNCLVAAAVCLVYGVDMKTVVRGLESVEMLPGRMQRIECGQSYGVFVDQAHTHDGLAVALKTLRRVTHGRLICVLGAHESSDRINRPLLGRVAERGSDVSLITMSGTSGATSNEVVHDIIDGFARPAKAHVVPNRKEAIRYAFSQAEIGDTVLITGQTTERLVSDSVEQSEPRDCDVARELLYEMVTEEETAMPEAKVIAFPR is encoded by the coding sequence ATGTCGCAGACAATCACTTCCCGCGTGGGAGTCTCGCTCCGAAATCTCTTGCCCGAAGCAAACTTCTTCGGCGGTAGCGACATCTTGGCGAAAGCTTGCTGTGCTCGTCCTGAACATGTCCTCCCTGGCGAAGTATTCGTTGCCATTTGCGAAGACCATCAAGATGGTCATGACCACGTTGACGAAGCGATCGAACGTGGTGCCGCAGCGGTTATCTCCGAGAAACCACTCCCCGTTAGCGTGCCGGTGTGTGTGGTCTCGGATAGCCGCGAAGCTTATGGCCAGCTTTGCCATGCTCTTGCCGACCAGCCGACCGATCGAATCAAAGTGATCGGCGTGACAGGTACCAACGGCAAAACGACGACGTGCTTGCTTATCAAAGCCATTCTGCAAAAAGCAGGCGCGAAAGTCGGTAGTCTGACGAGCTTGGGCTTCGACAACGGCTACGACGAGCAGTCATGGAGTCATCCTACTCCTAATCCGGCCATCATGGCCGACATGCTTTCCCGTATGCAGTACAACGGCTGTACTCACGCGGTCATCGAGGCTTCTAGCGAAGGCTTGGTCAAGCAGCATTTGGCAGGCATCCAGCTGGATGTCGCCGCATTTACGAACATTCGCCAGAATCACATCGAGCTTCATGGCTCGGCTCGCAATTACTACCGAGCAAAAAAGAAACTTCTGAAATATCTCCGCGACACGGGCGTTGCCATTTTCAACGGCGACGACTCAAACTGTTCGCGACTTCTCAATCAGGCCGAGGTGCCCTCCCTTTCCATTGCAATGCATGGAGTGGGTGAGATTACGGCATCCGTTGTCGAACGCCATAAGAGCGAGCAAACCTTTTTGCTCACCGCCGGCAGTCAGACGATGCCCGTATGTACGCGCATGATTGGGGATCATCACGTCTACAACTGTCTGGTCGCAGCGGCTGTCTGTCTGGTTTACGGAGTCGATATGAAAACGGTCGTTCGTGGTTTGGAATCGGTCGAGATGCTGCCAGGCCGAATGCAACGCATCGAATGTGGCCAGTCCTATGGGGTATTCGTCGATCAGGCACATACCCATGATGGACTTGCCGTTGCATTGAAAACCCTCCGCCGGGTGACCCATGGACGATTGATCTGCGTTTTAGGTGCCCACGAATCGAGCGATCGCATTAACCGTCCCCTTTTGGGCCGCGTCGCTGAACGAGGTAGCGATGTTTCGCTGATCACCATGAGTGGCACCTCAGGTGCAACGTCGAACGAAGTGGTTCACGACATCATCGATGGCTTTGCTCGCCCCGCCAAAGCCCATGTGGTGCCGAATCGAAAAGAAGCGATCCGATACGCATTTAGCCAAGCCGAAATCGGCGATACCGTGTTAATCACGGGACAGACGACCGAACGGCTTGTCAGCGATTCCGTCGAGCAAAGCGAGCCGCGCGACTGCGATGTTGCCCGAGAATTGCTGTACGAAATGGTCACGGAAGAAGAAACAGCAATGCCAGAAGCGAAAGTAATCGCGTTCCCACGATAA
- the ispG gene encoding (E)-4-hydroxy-3-methylbut-2-enyl-diphosphate synthase: MDIVRNPTRSVAVGSVTIGSGHPIAVQSMTATKTQDIDATVAQVTDLENAGADVIRIAVDSKKDAEALAEIRRQTTGNLSVDLQENYRLAELVAPHVNKIRYNPGHLYHHEREKPWQEKVEYIIGVAKDNDCAVRIGVNCGSVDPAKLALYEKDDSITPMLESAWEHCELVDSLGFHRFCVSLKDSDPQKVIEVNRRFAEKRPDVPLHLGVTEAGMPPEGIIKTRIAFEQLIGSGIGDTIRVSLTVPNSRKGEEIEAGRKILDDIKAGRVRTVVDYGLQTLNIISCPSCSRVENEAFVDLAAKVKELTEYAKDHKITIAVMGCRVNGPGETDDADLGLWCGPKFVNLKRGSEPVGAFGYDEVLDRLKEELDQLISAQTAS; encoded by the coding sequence TTGGATATCGTTCGCAATCCAACACGCAGCGTGGCTGTCGGCAGCGTGACAATCGGCTCGGGCCATCCGATCGCCGTTCAAAGCATGACGGCCACGAAAACGCAGGATATCGACGCCACGGTCGCCCAGGTGACCGATCTCGAAAACGCTGGCGCGGACGTTATTCGTATTGCTGTTGACAGCAAGAAAGACGCCGAAGCACTCGCGGAAATTCGCCGGCAAACGACTGGTAACCTTTCGGTAGATCTGCAGGAAAACTACCGTCTTGCCGAACTTGTTGCGCCACATGTCAACAAGATTCGCTATAACCCTGGACACCTTTACCACCACGAACGCGAAAAGCCGTGGCAAGAGAAGGTGGAGTACATTATCGGCGTCGCTAAAGACAATGACTGTGCCGTGCGTATCGGGGTAAACTGCGGCAGCGTCGATCCCGCGAAGCTGGCGTTGTACGAGAAAGACGATTCCATCACGCCGATGCTGGAAAGTGCATGGGAACATTGCGAACTAGTCGATAGCCTCGGTTTTCACCGCTTCTGCGTTTCGCTGAAAGATAGCGACCCGCAGAAGGTGATCGAAGTGAATCGCCGTTTTGCTGAAAAACGCCCCGACGTTCCGCTGCATCTAGGTGTTACGGAAGCAGGTATGCCCCCGGAAGGAATCATCAAAACCAGGATCGCGTTTGAACAACTGATCGGCTCTGGAATTGGCGATACGATCCGTGTTTCCCTGACGGTTCCCAACTCTCGAAAGGGTGAGGAAATCGAAGCGGGCCGCAAAATTCTCGACGACATTAAAGCAGGCCGCGTGCGAACCGTCGTCGATTACGGCCTCCAAACGCTCAACATTATTAGCTGCCCGAGTTGCTCACGCGTTGAAAACGAAGCTTTCGTCGATCTCGCTGCTAAAGTTAAAGAACTGACGGAGTATGCGAAGGACCATAAAATTACGATCGCCGTCATGGGCTGTCGAGTGAATGGCCCTGGCGAGACAGATGATGCGGATCTCGGTCTATGGTGTGGCCCCAAATTCGTGAATCTCAAACGAGGCAGCGAACCGGTCGGGGCCTTTGGATACGATGAAGTCTTAGACCGACTTAAGGAAGAGTTGGATCAGCTGATTTCGGCTCAAACCGCAAGCTGA
- a CDS encoding CPBP family intramembrane glutamic endopeptidase, which produces MIQLLVGMGLLGYAALILLVSVSLWIGIFHCLSKNRPILETRPAPVARWGLFDVAGGTIAVIVLISYFFSIGSPGRPIGLEEMTIEQKSTAMWGQMAAQSIVCVGLLFLIVLRGGVTLILGSSAREFFQDVVLGLGAFCTLCVPVIIIQVIVAQFVEYDHPLIRMLQESPSPEILVPVVVSAVLIAPISEEFAFRLILQGWLEDVFSGRFLSAGEILFGRFGFPENDLQHSVSSWDSAPLNDQSAVVADSESNVLYPQRPSLMVLPIIVSSIIFALLHWGQGAAWIPLFFLALGLGYIYQKRRTLTPSLVVHMLLNGQSMGLLLLQIFFGDELTSPPV; this is translated from the coding sequence GTGATTCAATTGCTTGTTGGCATGGGCCTGTTGGGATATGCCGCACTGATTTTGCTGGTCAGTGTTAGTCTGTGGATTGGCATCTTCCATTGTCTTTCAAAGAATCGGCCAATCCTGGAAACTCGGCCGGCTCCGGTGGCTCGCTGGGGACTATTCGACGTCGCCGGTGGAACAATCGCGGTCATAGTGCTGATCAGCTATTTCTTCTCAATCGGATCGCCTGGTCGGCCAATTGGACTCGAGGAAATGACCATCGAGCAGAAGTCCACGGCCATGTGGGGACAAATGGCTGCTCAGTCGATTGTTTGCGTTGGCTTGCTGTTCTTAATTGTTCTGCGTGGAGGAGTGACACTCATTCTGGGAAGTTCCGCAAGAGAGTTCTTCCAAGATGTGGTCCTCGGTCTCGGTGCTTTTTGTACTCTGTGTGTCCCAGTAATCATCATCCAGGTGATCGTCGCCCAGTTCGTCGAATACGACCATCCGTTAATTCGGATGCTGCAAGAGTCTCCTAGCCCTGAGATCCTAGTCCCCGTGGTTGTTTCCGCGGTGTTGATCGCACCGATCTCCGAGGAATTTGCGTTTCGTTTAATCCTGCAAGGCTGGCTAGAGGACGTCTTCTCAGGTCGGTTCCTATCTGCCGGCGAAATCCTTTTTGGTCGCTTTGGCTTTCCCGAAAATGACTTACAGCACTCGGTATCCTCTTGGGATTCCGCTCCGCTGAATGATCAATCGGCTGTCGTCGCTGACTCAGAATCCAACGTTCTCTACCCGCAGCGGCCTTCACTGATGGTGTTGCCGATTATCGTTAGCTCAATCATTTTTGCCTTGCTTCACTGGGGGCAAGGAGCGGCCTGGATCCCGCTTTTTTTCCTGGCGTTGGGGCTTGGTTACATCTACCAAAAAAGGCGAACTCTAACCCCCAGCCTGGTTGTTCATATGCTTCTCAATGGGCAATCGATGGGACTACTTCTGCTGCAGATCTTCTTTGGCGACGAGCTTACCAGTCCGCCGGTTTAA
- the rimO gene encoding 30S ribosomal protein S12 methylthiotransferase RimO, which translates to MTSLPIIDPNTPNPTSATEANASGEARGKYSFISLGCPKNLVDSERMLGLLNKDGYQLTQDTEGSDFVVINTCGFIERARDESFAAIEEMLELKRQGKIKGVIVSGCLAERQKDSLLETCPEIDQVVGVFGREEITRVADRLVGKLEEQRTVFKPAPVRALNDRERLRITPPHFSYLKISEGCDRLCTFCAIPKMRGKHATKPMEEVIAEAEELAADGVRELIIVAQDTTYYGMDLYGESRLAELLSKLNEVQGIDWIRLMYFYPMYVTRPLLETIAACDKIVPYVDIPLQHINNTMLRRMARRVTREQTEVLVGEMREIIPGLNIRTTFITGFPGETDEQFLELADFIEKQRFERVGVFTYSKEEGTPAVKLDDHLPEELMEQRREHLMAIQQEVVFDHNEAKVGQTMDVIIDQPVPGEKTAFIGRTKADAPDVDCVTYVTGRGLKPGDIVPTEIVMYKDYDLVGVASGPAK; encoded by the coding sequence ATGACCAGTCTGCCAATTATTGATCCGAATACCCCCAATCCCACATCTGCCACGGAAGCAAATGCTTCGGGAGAGGCCCGCGGTAAGTATTCGTTCATCAGCTTGGGCTGCCCTAAGAACCTGGTCGACAGCGAACGCATGCTGGGGCTGCTGAACAAAGATGGCTATCAGCTGACCCAAGACACCGAAGGGTCCGACTTTGTCGTGATCAATACCTGCGGTTTCATTGAGCGTGCTCGCGACGAGTCGTTCGCCGCGATTGAAGAAATGCTGGAACTCAAGCGGCAAGGCAAAATCAAAGGGGTTATTGTTTCCGGTTGTTTGGCGGAACGCCAAAAAGACTCGCTGCTGGAAACTTGCCCTGAGATCGATCAAGTCGTCGGGGTGTTCGGACGCGAAGAAATTACCCGTGTCGCGGATCGACTGGTAGGTAAGCTGGAAGAGCAGCGAACGGTGTTCAAACCAGCCCCAGTTCGAGCCCTCAACGACCGCGAGCGTTTGCGTATCACGCCGCCTCACTTTTCCTACCTGAAGATCTCCGAAGGTTGTGATCGGCTCTGTACGTTCTGCGCAATCCCCAAGATGCGCGGCAAGCATGCCACCAAACCGATGGAAGAAGTGATTGCCGAAGCAGAGGAACTTGCCGCCGATGGCGTTCGCGAGCTGATCATCGTCGCACAGGACACGACCTATTACGGAATGGATTTGTATGGCGAATCGCGTTTGGCAGAGCTTCTGTCGAAACTGAATGAAGTGCAGGGGATCGATTGGATTCGCTTGATGTACTTCTACCCGATGTACGTCACACGTCCGCTGCTGGAAACGATTGCGGCTTGCGACAAGATTGTTCCTTACGTCGACATCCCGCTACAGCATATCAATAACACTATGCTTCGCCGGATGGCTCGCCGTGTGACACGGGAGCAGACCGAAGTTCTGGTCGGTGAGATGCGAGAGATCATTCCCGGCTTGAACATTCGTACGACATTCATCACCGGCTTCCCAGGCGAAACGGACGAGCAATTCCTGGAACTCGCTGACTTTATTGAGAAACAGCGATTTGAACGCGTCGGCGTGTTCACTTATTCCAAGGAAGAAGGAACCCCGGCAGTCAAACTAGACGATCATTTGCCCGAAGAGCTGATGGAACAGCGACGCGAACACCTGATGGCGATCCAGCAGGAAGTGGTGTTCGATCATAACGAGGCAAAAGTCGGGCAAACGATGGACGTGATCATCGACCAACCGGTCCCTGGCGAAAAGACCGCTTTCATCGGTCGTACCAAAGCAGATGCCCCCGACGTCGACTGCGTGACCTACGTCACCGGCCGCGGATTAAAGCCGGGGGATATCGTACCGACCGAGATTGTGATGTACAAAGACTATGATCTGGTCGGCGTGGCAAGTGGTCCCGCCAAATAG
- a CDS encoding nitrilase family protein: protein MIIRAASVQFQHQPGNQTYNLGKIEEFCQAAASSDVQLIAFPEMCITGYWHVRNLSRESVQALAEAVPSGKSTAMLVSFAERFNLIIGAGLIEEANDGRLYNTYVVAMPDGGVHFHRKLHCFISPHMSSGDRFTVFSSPLGCKLGVLICWDNNLVENARATALMGADILLAPHQTGGTASRSPHAMGRIDPSVWNQRREAPERLAEEVNGPKGREWLLRWLPARAHDNGMFVLFSNGIGLDDDEVRTGNAMILDCYGRIISEVTAPEDQLVMADLDLELLDKCTGRRWIRGRRPELYEILTTRRGHELDPREARFSEASTDEPKKPE, encoded by the coding sequence ATGATCATTCGCGCCGCTTCGGTTCAGTTTCAGCATCAACCGGGAAATCAAACTTACAATCTCGGCAAGATCGAAGAGTTTTGCCAGGCGGCTGCCTCTTCCGATGTGCAGCTGATTGCTTTTCCAGAGATGTGCATCACTGGGTATTGGCATGTTCGTAACTTAAGCCGTGAATCGGTTCAAGCACTTGCAGAAGCCGTGCCGAGTGGAAAGTCGACCGCAATGCTCGTTTCCTTTGCGGAGCGATTCAACCTGATTATCGGAGCAGGCCTAATCGAGGAAGCCAACGATGGGCGACTCTACAATACCTATGTCGTTGCCATGCCGGATGGCGGGGTTCACTTTCACCGAAAGCTTCACTGTTTCATCAGTCCTCACATGAGCAGTGGCGATCGCTTTACGGTTTTCTCGTCGCCCCTGGGCTGCAAGTTGGGCGTGCTGATCTGTTGGGACAACAACCTGGTAGAGAATGCCAGAGCCACCGCATTGATGGGTGCCGATATCTTGCTGGCTCCTCATCAAACTGGTGGCACGGCATCGCGTAGTCCACACGCGATGGGACGAATCGATCCGAGCGTCTGGAACCAGAGACGGGAAGCCCCTGAGCGACTGGCCGAAGAGGTAAATGGCCCGAAGGGACGTGAATGGCTTCTTCGCTGGCTGCCTGCTCGGGCACACGACAATGGAATGTTCGTCTTATTCAGCAACGGGATAGGACTCGACGACGACGAAGTTCGCACCGGCAACGCGATGATCCTCGACTGCTACGGTCGGATTATTTCCGAAGTTACCGCCCCAGAGGATCAGCTGGTGATGGCTGACTTAGATCTTGAACTTCTCGACAAGTGCACTGGGCGACGCTGGATCCGCGGACGAAGACCGGAACTGTACGAAATTTTGACCACCCGACGAGGGCACGAACTCGATCCTCGCGAAGCTCGATTTTCCGAAGCTTCAACCGACGAACCGAAAAAGCCTGAATGA
- a CDS encoding PTS sugar transporter subunit IIA — translation MPSQDFDLDELASYLHLTPQQVEKLANRDDIPGRKVAGKWKFSKADIHHWLEHRIGVFDDQELERVEGVLDRHGRHEEPVRISDMLHESTIKIPLKSRSPRKVITEICEVATQAGYLWDAPKMIDAVLQRESMHSTALDNGVALLHPRRPLPSIMSEGFLAVGRTFQGIPFGGSRGILTDVFFLIGSIDDPSHLRTLARLSRIINDSTVIQGIRGADHADEVLDLIRQREDDL, via the coding sequence ATGCCTTCGCAAGACTTCGACCTCGACGAATTGGCCTCCTACCTTCACTTGACTCCACAACAAGTCGAAAAGCTCGCCAATCGTGACGATATCCCTGGCCGCAAAGTGGCTGGTAAGTGGAAGTTCTCTAAAGCTGATATCCATCATTGGCTGGAACACCGAATCGGTGTATTCGACGATCAAGAATTGGAACGTGTCGAAGGGGTACTCGATCGGCATGGACGGCACGAGGAACCGGTTCGCATCTCGGATATGCTGCATGAAAGCACGATCAAGATTCCGCTGAAAAGTCGCTCGCCTAGAAAAGTGATTACAGAGATTTGCGAGGTGGCAACGCAAGCAGGCTACCTCTGGGATGCCCCCAAGATGATCGACGCCGTGCTGCAGCGTGAAAGTATGCACTCGACCGCACTCGACAACGGTGTGGCGTTGCTGCACCCTCGTCGGCCGCTGCCTTCGATCATGTCGGAAGGATTTTTGGCCGTTGGTCGCACATTTCAGGGAATTCCTTTCGGCGGCAGCCGTGGAATTTTGACCGACGTGTTTTTTCTGATCGGCTCGATCGACGATCCTTCCCACTTACGGACACTGGCCCGTTTAAGCCGAATTATCAACGATAGCACTGTCATCCAGGGCATTCGAGGCGCGGATCATGCGGACGAAGTTCTCGATCTCATTCGCCAGCGCGAGGACGACTTGTAA